The Mycobacterium sp. EPa45 genomic interval TGGGCTGGCTGACCGCTGCGGTGTGTCCGGGGCCGCCGGGCGCCGGGGTCACGCCGTCGCCCCAGGTGACCGACGAATTGGGTTGCACGCTCACCGGTCCCGCCGGATCGGTTCCGGTGACCGTCAGCAGCTCCGAGGTCCAGGTGATGCCGACCGAGGACGCCAGCGCCGAGCTGGCCTCGGTGGTGGAGGTGCCGGGGCCCAGGTCGCGCGGCAGCAGCGACACGGTGTCACCAACGGTCATCACCTTGCCCAGCAGCGCCTGGCGCAGCGCCGCCGACGACACCGAGCGGGTGGCCAGGGTGGACCCGCGCAACGTGACCGAGCGTGCGCCGTACACGGTCACCGGCGCCACCAGCACCGCGGTATCCTCGCGCAGACCGGCGTTGGACAGCGTGACGTCGTCCAACAGCGCGGTGCCTGCCGGGGTGCCCGCCGGGGCGATCCCGGCGACAGCGGAGGTGGTTCGGGAGCCGGTGAGCGACACCGCATCCCACTCGCGGATGCCAAGCGCGGCGATGGCCTCCGGATGCAACCGCACCACGCCGCGCCTGGAGTCCAGCGCCGAGGTGTTCAACCGTGCCGTCAGCGCCAAATTCGAGGGCACGCGCTAACCGCCCGGCTTGCGCAGGCCCAGCCTGGCCACCGACCGCCGCCGCGTGGGTTGCCTCGACCGGCGGATCGCCCTGCGCGCGGCGCGCTGCTGGCGGGGCTGGTCGTTCCATGCCTCGGGATGGGCGGCGACCCAGCGCTGGCTCCGCACCGCGAACGGGATGTGCACCACGTAGGCGGCGATGATCAGCAGGATGACCAGATAGGGGAACACGAACGCGGCGGCGACTCCGATCGCCAGCAAGGCCAACAGCGGAGCCACCATGTTGGGCCGCACTGTGAAGGTGTGCACCTTGCGCATCGGGATTCGGCTGACCACCAGCAGCGAGACGCCCACCATCCAGATAGAGACCGCCCAGTACGACGTCCACCAGCCGTCGCCCCACTGCATCTTGGCGGCCAGCGGGCCGATCGCACCGATCGCGCCGGCGGGCGCGGGCATCCCGACGAAGTACTCCTTGGTGTACGCGGGCAGATCGGCGTCGAGCAAGGCGTTGTAGCGGGCGAGCCGCAGCACGATGCACACCGCGTAGAGCAGCACCACCACCCAGCCGATGCGGGTGTCGGCCAGCAACAGGGCGTAGACGATAAATGCCGGTGCCACACCGAAATTCACCGCATCGGCCAGCGAGTCGATCTCCTCGCCCATCCGGGAGGTGGCTTTGAGCACCCGTGCGATACGTCCGTCGAGAGCGTCCAGGATGGCTGCGGCCGCCAGGAAAGCCATGGATTCGGTGGGCCGGCCGTCCAGGGCGTACTTCACCGACGTCAACCCGAGGCAGATCGCCAGCACTGTCACGGCGCTGGGCAGGAGTCGGGTGCTGATGAGCGGGCGCGGGCGGGGTTTGATCACGGCAACTGCGCCAACACCGTCTCGCCGGCGAGCGCACGCTGACCGGGTTCGACCAGGATCTGCGAGCCGGCGGGCAGGTAGGTGTCCAACCGGGACCCGAACCGGATGAGCCCGTAGGTGTCGCCGATCGCGACCTTGTCACCGGCGTGCAGATCGCAGATTATTCGACGCGCGACCAGGCCGGCGATCTGTACGACCACCACTTCCCGTCCTTCCGGCGTGCGGATCAGCACGCTGTTGCGTTCATTGTCCTCACTGGCCGCCGCAAGGTCAGCGGAATGAAAGCGGCCGGGCCGGTACTCCACGGCGATCACCTCACCGCCGACCGGGAGGCGCTGCACATGGGCGTCGAGCAGCGACAAGAAGATGCTCACGCGGAGACGCAAACCGGCGGGCAGGCCGAGCTCGGCCGGGGGCTCGGCCTCTTCGATCAGACAGATCAGCCCGTCAGCCGGGGCTACCACCACGCCGGGGCGGTGCGGTGGGTTACGGGGCGGATGCCGGAAGAAGCCGGCGTTGGCGGCGGCTGCCAACAGGCCCGCGCGGCGCAGCCATCGGTTCTTGCGGCCGACGGCCGCCACGGCCAGGCCCGCCGAGATGAACGGCAGGCCGGCGGGGTGAACAGGGGGAACGGAGGAACGCACCAGCGCGACCAGCCGCTGGGGGCCGGACTTCATATTGTCTTCCGCGGTGCGGGGGCGTCTGGCCATCGGCGACGATTCTACGTGCGCGCTGTGAACGCTCGGGCGAGGACCTAGGAGAGATCCCAGAGCTGGACTTGGTCGCCGGCGGACATCTCGGTGACGTCCTCGGCGATCTCCAGCAGGCAGTTCGCCGAGGCCAGCCAGCGCAGGTGATGCGAAGCCGGCGGCCCGTAGGTGGTGACGGTGCCTGCCACGGGGTCGTACACGCCGCGGCGGAACTGGCGCTTGCCTTTGGGTGACGTCAGATCGTCGGCCAGCACGGCGGTCCGGCGGGACCGCTGCGGGTTGGGCAGGCCCATCGCCGCACGCAGGGCCGGCCGGACGAACACCTCGAAGGACACCAGCGCGCTGACCGGGTTGCCCGGCAGCGTGATGATCGAGGTACCTGCGCTGCCCGATGTCGCCGGCCCGGCGGCTCCGACGCGTCCAGCGCCCTGCGGCATCCCCGGCTGCATGGCGACCTTGACGAACTCCACCGCTCCCGCGCCGAACGCGTCCTTGACCACCTCGTACGCGCCGGCGCTGACGCCGCCGGTGGTGATGATCAGATCGGCTTGGCCGTAGTAGCCCTCCAGCACCGTGCTGAATTGGGCAACGTCATCACTCGATGTCGGGGTGGCCACCACCTCGCCGCCGGCCTCGCGAACCGCGGCGGCCAGCATGATGGCGTTGGATTCGTAGATCTGGCCGGGCTGCAGTTCGGTGCCCGCGGACACCAACTCCGAACCGGTTGACATCACCAGAACACGCAGCCGTGGCTGCACCGTCAGCGAACCGAGACCCAACGCGGCGGCCAGCCCCAGCGCGGCCGGGGTCACGACTTGCCCAGCCCGCAGCACCGTCGTCCCCGCCGTCACATCCTCGCCCGCGCGCCGCACATGCTGGCCGGGTTTGGGCGCCGATCGGATCTCGACGGTGTCGATCCCACCATCGGTGGCCTCCACCGGCACGACCGCCGTCGCACCCGCGGGCAGCGGCGCTCCGGTCATGATCCGGTGCGCGGTTCCCGGCGCCAACGTGAGTGGGTCGACGCGTCCGGCCGGAATATCCTCGGCGACAGGCAGTTTCACCGGCTTGGCCTCGGAAGCCGCGGCGACATCGTCGGCCAGCACGGCATAGCCGTCCATGGCGGAATTGTCGAACACCGGCAGTGACAGCGGCGCCGCCACGTCAGTGGCCAGGGCCAATCCCTCGGCCTCGGCCAACCCGACCGTCGCCGCCGCCCGCGCGGTGATCAGGTCGGCAACGACCCGCTGATGTTCTTCGACGGTGCGCATCAGATGCCGAACGTGACGCCGGTGAGCTCTTCGGACACCGTCCACAGGCGCTGCTGGATGTCCCGGTCGTGTGACTGCGTGCTGGAGCTCACCAGCTTCGGGTGGCCGCGCAACTCGCGGAACCCGTCGGGCCCGTAGTACTGACCGCCGGTGACGGTCGGGTCGGTGGCGGCCCGCAGCGTGGCCAGCGCGCCCAATTCCGGGCTGTTCAGCAGCAGGCTGCTGATCAGCTTGACGCCGGGCAGCGAGGAGCCGGGCACATGGCGGATCAGCTCGGTGTCCGAGACGCCCGGGTGTGCGGCAACCGCGATGGTCTTGGCCTGGGCGGCGGCGAGCCGGCGTTGGAGTTCGTACGCGAACATCAGATTGGCCAGCTTCGACTGCCCGTAGGAGGCGACGCGCTCGTAGCGGCGACGTTCCCACTGCAGATCATCGAATGCGATCTTGGCGCGAATGTTGTGCGCGACGCTGGCCACCACGACCACCCGCGACCCGTCGACCGGCAGTAGGTGGTTCAGTAACAGCCCGGTGAGTGCGAAGTGACCCAGATGGTTTGTGCCGAATTGCAATTCGAAGCCATCGGCGGTGGTCTGCTTGGGCGGGTACATCACCCCGGCGTTGTTGATCAGCAGATCGATCCGGGGATAGGCGCTGCCGAGCTCGGCGGCGGCTTCGCGCACCGATGCCAGCGACCCGAGATCAAGCTTGTGCACCGTCACCTCGGCCGACGGTGCGAGGCGCCTGATCTGGCCGGCTGCCGCCTCGCCCTTCGCGGTGTCACGAACGGCCATCACCACCCGGGCGCCGCGCTGCGCCAGCACTCGCGCGGTGTCAAAGCCCAGCCCCGTGTTGGAGCCGGTGACGATCGCGATGCGTCCGCTCTGATCGGGGACGTCGGCCTCGGTCCACTTTCCTGCGCTCATGGCATGACGATAGACGGGCTCAAGTTGCAGACAATCGGTGGCGGTTTACTGTCGCCCTATGGCTATCGGTGGGGTGTTGTTCGACATCGATGGCGTATTGGTGACCTCGTGGAAGCCGATCCCCGGCGCGGCCCAGGCGGTAGCGGTGCTGGCCGATCGCCAGATTGCGCGGTCCTACCTGACCAACACCACCACCCGTACCCGCCAGCAGATCGCATCGGCATTGTGCGATGCCGGAATAGACGTGCGGCCCGACGAGGTGATCACCGCAGCCGCGCTGACCGCCGACTATGTGCGGGCCAACTACCCCGACGCCCGCTGCCTCCTGGTCAACAACGGCGACATCACCGATGACATGCCGGGCATCGACATCGTCGACTCGAGCGACTACGACGGTGCCGATCTCGGGGTCCCCGATGTCATCCTGCTGGGCGGGGCGGGCCCGGAGTACAGCCATCGCACGCTGAGCCGGGTGTACGAGTGGATGGCCCAGGGAGTGCCGGTGGTGGCGATGCACCGCAGTACCGCGTGGACCACCACCGAGGGCCTGCGCATCGACACCGGCATGTACCTGATCGGCATGGAAGAAACGTCCGGACGCAAGGCCACCGCGGTCGGCAAGCCGGCCCCGGCGGGGTTCCTGGCGTCGGCAGCGCGGCTCGGTGTCGATCCTGACGAGATGTACATGGTCGGCGACGACCTCAACAACGACGTGCTGGCCGCCCAGGTGGTGGGGATGACCGGCGTACTGGTGCGCACCGGCAAGTTCCGTCAGGACACCCTGGATCGTTGGGCAGCAGACGAATTCGCGATGCAGCCCAACCACGTCATCGACTCCGTAGCAGACCTGCCAGAGTTGCTCGGGCTCGGCGGCGAGCGCGGCGACTAGCGGAGTTCGGTGGCGATGAGTTTTCCCGGTCGCACAGGTCTACCTGGATATGACCGAAATTCTGATTGTGACCACCATCATTGACGCACCCCCTCACGCCGTGTTCGGCGTGCTGGCCGACCCGAAAACTCATGGGGACATCGACGGCACCGGCTGGGTGCGGGAACCGCTCGACGACGGGCGCGAGCTGACCGAGGTCGGGCAGATCTTCCGCATCGCGATGTACCACGACAACCATCCCGACAAGCACTACGAGATGGCCAACCAGGTCACCGCGCTCGAACCTGACCGCGCCATCGGCTGGGCTCCGGGGGGACTGCAAGA includes:
- the glp gene encoding gephyrin-like molybdotransferase Glp — encoded protein: MRTVEEHQRVVADLITARAAATVGLAEAEGLALATDVAAPLSLPVFDNSAMDGYAVLADDVAAASEAKPVKLPVAEDIPAGRVDPLTLAPGTAHRIMTGAPLPAGATAVVPVEATDGGIDTVEIRSAPKPGQHVRRAGEDVTAGTTVLRAGQVVTPAALGLAAALGLGSLTVQPRLRVLVMSTGSELVSAGTELQPGQIYESNAIMLAAAVREAGGEVVATPTSSDDVAQFSTVLEGYYGQADLIITTGGVSAGAYEVVKDAFGAGAVEFVKVAMQPGMPQGAGRVGAAGPATSGSAGTSIITLPGNPVSALVSFEVFVRPALRAAMGLPNPQRSRRTAVLADDLTSPKGKRQFRRGVYDPVAGTVTTYGPPASHHLRWLASANCLLEIAEDVTEMSAGDQVQLWDLS
- the pssA gene encoding CDP-diacylglycerol--serine O-phosphatidyltransferase, giving the protein MIKPRPRPLISTRLLPSAVTVLAICLGLTSVKYALDGRPTESMAFLAAAAILDALDGRIARVLKATSRMGEEIDSLADAVNFGVAPAFIVYALLLADTRIGWVVVLLYAVCIVLRLARYNALLDADLPAYTKEYFVGMPAPAGAIGAIGPLAAKMQWGDGWWTSYWAVSIWMVGVSLLVVSRIPMRKVHTFTVRPNMVAPLLALLAIGVAAAFVFPYLVILLIIAAYVVHIPFAVRSQRWVAAHPEAWNDQPRQQRAARRAIRRSRQPTRRRSVARLGLRKPGG
- a CDS encoding SDR family NAD(P)-dependent oxidoreductase — encoded protein: MSAGKWTEADVPDQSGRIAIVTGSNTGLGFDTARVLAQRGARVVMAVRDTAKGEAAAGQIRRLAPSAEVTVHKLDLGSLASVREAAAELGSAYPRIDLLINNAGVMYPPKQTTADGFELQFGTNHLGHFALTGLLLNHLLPVDGSRVVVVASVAHNIRAKIAFDDLQWERRRYERVASYGQSKLANLMFAYELQRRLAAAQAKTIAVAAHPGVSDTELIRHVPGSSLPGVKLISSLLLNSPELGALATLRAATDPTVTGGQYYGPDGFRELRGHPKLVSSSTQSHDRDIQQRLWTVSEELTGVTFGI
- a CDS encoding polyketide cyclase, whose amino-acid sequence is MTEILIVTTIIDAPPHAVFGVLADPKTHGDIDGTGWVREPLDDGRELTEVGQIFRIAMYHDNHPDKHYEMANQVTALEPDRAIGWAPGGLQEDGRIELGGWTWRYDLEPVGEQQTNVTLTYDWSGATAEIRKNIMFPPFPVSHLDNSLANLAKLSVVRA
- a CDS encoding HAD-IIA family hydrolase, translated to MAIGGVLFDIDGVLVTSWKPIPGAAQAVAVLADRQIARSYLTNTTTRTRQQIASALCDAGIDVRPDEVITAAALTADYVRANYPDARCLLVNNGDITDDMPGIDIVDSSDYDGADLGVPDVILLGGAGPEYSHRTLSRVYEWMAQGVPVVAMHRSTAWTTTEGLRIDTGMYLIGMEETSGRKATAVGKPAPAGFLASAARLGVDPDEMYMVGDDLNNDVLAAQVVGMTGVLVRTGKFRQDTLDRWAADEFAMQPNHVIDSVADLPELLGLGGERGD
- a CDS encoding phosphatidylserine decarboxylase, coding for MARRPRTAEDNMKSGPQRLVALVRSSVPPVHPAGLPFISAGLAVAAVGRKNRWLRRAGLLAAAANAGFFRHPPRNPPHRPGVVVAPADGLICLIEEAEPPAELGLPAGLRLRVSIFLSLLDAHVQRLPVGGEVIAVEYRPGRFHSADLAAASEDNERNSVLIRTPEGREVVVVQIAGLVARRIICDLHAGDKVAIGDTYGLIRFGSRLDTYLPAGSQILVEPGQRALAGETVLAQLP